From a region of the Georgenia yuyongxinii genome:
- a CDS encoding glutamate ABC transporter substrate-binding protein, with protein MRRMRNAGIALSMAAALTLAACSAGEPGDDGGETPAGTAEATEGGGGSGGEGLTIGIKFDQPGLGLQEGSEYTGFDVDVAKYVAGKLGYTEDQIQFEESVSSQRETLLENGSVDMIFATYSITDARKERVAFAGPYFVAGQDLLVAADNSEITGPDTLDGKVLCSVEGSTSAERIRDEHSEGVELYPAQTYSECVELLSAGTIDAVTTDDVILAGYAAQSEYEGQFKVVGNPFSEENYGVGLPKDNDICEDVNAAITEMIDDGTWEKLIAKNVGEAFTPNSDLNPPEPQPCA; from the coding sequence ATGCGACGCATGCGCAACGCCGGCATTGCCCTGTCCATGGCTGCCGCCCTCACCCTGGCCGCCTGTTCGGCCGGGGAACCCGGGGACGACGGCGGGGAGACTCCCGCCGGAACCGCAGAGGCGACCGAGGGCGGCGGCGGGTCCGGCGGTGAGGGCCTGACCATAGGCATCAAGTTCGACCAGCCGGGCCTGGGGCTGCAGGAGGGCTCGGAGTACACCGGGTTCGACGTGGACGTCGCCAAGTACGTGGCCGGGAAGCTCGGGTACACCGAGGACCAGATCCAGTTCGAGGAGTCCGTCTCCTCCCAGCGCGAGACGCTGCTGGAGAACGGCTCGGTGGACATGATCTTCGCGACGTACTCCATCACCGACGCTCGCAAGGAGCGCGTGGCGTTCGCGGGTCCGTACTTCGTCGCCGGCCAGGACCTCCTGGTGGCGGCAGACAACTCCGAGATCACCGGTCCGGACACCCTCGATGGCAAGGTTCTGTGCTCCGTCGAGGGCTCGACCTCCGCCGAGCGCATTCGCGACGAGCACTCCGAGGGCGTCGAGCTCTACCCCGCCCAGACCTACTCCGAGTGCGTCGAGCTCCTCAGCGCGGGCACCATCGACGCCGTCACCACCGACGACGTGATCCTCGCGGGCTACGCCGCCCAGAGCGAGTACGAGGGACAGTTCAAGGTGGTCGGCAACCCGTTCTCGGAGGAGAACTACGGCGTGGGCCTGCCCAAGGACAACGACATCTGCGAGGACGTCAACGCCGCGATCACCGAGATGATCGACGACGGCACCTGGGAGAAGCTCATCGCCAAGAACGTCGGCGAGGCGTTCACGCCGAACTCCGACCTCAACCCGCCGGAGCCGCAGCCCTGCGCCTGA
- a CDS encoding amino acid ABC transporter ATP-binding protein: protein MTDPQVRGDETAPAPAAQAAPTLGAPLVRLTDVNKHFGDLHVLRDINLTVRRGEVVVVIGPSGSGKSTLCRTINRLEPIDSGSITIDGKELPEEGKDLARLRADVGMVFQSFNLFAHKTILENVTLGPVKAKGIKSAEAKQRAMDLLERVGVANQAGKHPAQLSGGQQQRVAIARALAMQPKVMLFDEPTSALDPEMITEVLDVMTALARDGMTMVVVTHEMGFARKAADRVIFMDAGVIVEEASPEEFFNNPTSDRAKDFLSKLLSH from the coding sequence ATGACGGACCCCCAGGTGCGCGGGGACGAGACCGCGCCCGCCCCCGCCGCGCAGGCGGCCCCGACGCTTGGCGCGCCGCTCGTGCGGCTCACGGACGTCAACAAGCACTTCGGCGACCTCCACGTGCTCCGAGACATCAACCTCACTGTCCGGCGCGGCGAGGTGGTCGTCGTCATCGGCCCGTCCGGCTCCGGCAAGTCGACCCTCTGCCGCACCATCAACCGCCTCGAGCCCATCGACTCCGGCTCCATCACCATCGACGGCAAGGAGCTGCCCGAGGAGGGCAAGGACCTCGCCCGGCTGCGCGCCGACGTCGGCATGGTCTTCCAGTCCTTCAACCTCTTCGCGCACAAGACGATCCTGGAGAACGTCACGCTCGGCCCGGTCAAGGCCAAGGGGATCAAGTCCGCCGAGGCGAAGCAGCGCGCCATGGACCTGCTGGAGCGGGTCGGCGTGGCCAACCAGGCGGGCAAGCACCCTGCCCAGCTCTCCGGCGGTCAGCAGCAGCGCGTCGCGATCGCCCGCGCCCTGGCCATGCAGCCCAAGGTGATGCTCTTCGACGAGCCCACCTCTGCCCTCGACCCGGAGATGATCACCGAGGTCCTCGACGTCATGACGGCCCTCGCCCGCGACGGCATGACGATGGTCGTCGTCACGCACGAGATGGGCTTCGCCCGCAAGGCCGCCGACCGCGTGATCTTCATGGACGCCGGCGTGATCGTCGAGGAGGCCTCGCCGGAGGAGTTCTTCAACAACCCCACCTCCGACCGCGCCAAGGACTTCCTCTCGAAGCTGCTCAGTCACTGA
- the gcvT gene encoding glycine cleavage system aminomethyltransferase GcvT, whose product MNQAVRTTALEAEHERLGATFTDFGGWRMPLRYTSELAEHRAVRDAAGLFDLSHMGEVTVSGPQAGAALDHALVGRLSRVAVGRAKYSLLCAPDGGILDDVITYRLAEDRFLVVPNAGNTPAVVAELEERAAGFDAAVRDESAATSLVAVQGPQAEAIVRALVPADEAEVVRSLRYYAATPTTVAGREVLLARTGYTGEDGFELFVPNAQAPALWAALLEAGESRGLVPAGLAARDSLRLEAGMPLYGNELTRDVDPFTAGLGGVVALTKEQFVGRDALDAARERTAAGLGRVLVGLRGLGKRAGRPHQAVLVDSEVVGELTSGAPSPTLGHPVALAYVDAGHSAVGTAVTVDVRGTPQPFEVVELPFYRRPEAGGA is encoded by the coding sequence ATGAACCAGGCGGTCCGGACCACGGCACTGGAGGCCGAGCACGAGCGCCTGGGGGCGACGTTCACCGACTTCGGGGGGTGGCGGATGCCCCTGCGGTACACCTCCGAGCTCGCCGAGCACCGCGCGGTCCGCGACGCCGCCGGCCTGTTCGACCTCAGCCACATGGGCGAGGTGACGGTCTCCGGCCCGCAGGCGGGCGCCGCCCTCGACCACGCCCTGGTGGGGCGGCTCTCCAGGGTCGCCGTGGGCCGGGCGAAGTACTCCCTGCTGTGCGCGCCGGACGGCGGGATCCTCGACGACGTCATCACCTACCGGCTCGCCGAGGACCGCTTCCTCGTGGTCCCCAACGCGGGGAACACCCCGGCGGTGGTCGCCGAGCTGGAGGAGCGGGCCGCGGGGTTCGACGCCGCGGTTCGCGACGAGTCGGCCGCCACGTCGCTCGTGGCGGTCCAGGGACCGCAGGCGGAGGCCATCGTGCGCGCGCTCGTCCCGGCCGACGAAGCCGAGGTGGTGCGCTCCTTGCGGTACTACGCCGCGACGCCGACGACCGTGGCGGGCCGGGAGGTGCTGCTCGCGCGGACGGGCTACACCGGGGAGGACGGCTTCGAGCTGTTCGTGCCCAACGCCCAGGCCCCGGCGCTGTGGGCTGCGCTGCTCGAGGCCGGTGAGAGCCGCGGGCTCGTCCCGGCCGGGCTGGCCGCCCGGGACTCCCTGCGCCTCGAGGCGGGCATGCCGCTGTACGGCAACGAGCTCACCCGGGACGTCGACCCGTTCACGGCCGGGCTCGGCGGCGTCGTCGCCCTGACCAAGGAGCAGTTCGTCGGCCGCGACGCGCTGGACGCCGCCCGGGAGCGCACGGCGGCGGGCCTGGGCCGGGTCCTCGTGGGCCTGCGTGGCCTGGGCAAGCGGGCCGGACGTCCGCACCAAGCCGTGCTGGTGGATTCGGAGGTGGTCGGTGAGCTGACGTCCGGTGCGCCGAGCCCGACGCTCGGCCACCCGGTGGCGCTTGCCTACGTCGACGCCGGGCACAGCGCCGTGGGCACGGCGGTCACGGTGGACGTGCGAGGCACTCCGCAGCCGTTCGAGGTGGTCGAGCTGCCGTTCTACCGGCGGCCCGAGGCCGGCGGGGCGTGA
- the miaB gene encoding tRNA (N6-isopentenyl adenosine(37)-C2)-methylthiotransferase MiaB, with protein sequence MTAAPPAPSAAVPHTGAGPRTYLVRTLGCQMNVHDSERLAGMLEAQGYVPVESVPEAAARATDAGDGGADVVVINTCSVRENAATRLFGNLGQLASVKRRRPGMQIAVGGCLAQQMRTGIVEKAPWVDVVLGTHNLDVLPALLERARHNAEAQVEIEEALKVFPSTLPTRRESAYAAFVSISVGCNNTCTFCIVPHLRGKERDRRPGEVLAEVQAVVAQGAIEVTLLGQNVNSYGVGFGDRGAFAKLLRACGEIDGLERVRFTSPHPAAFTDDVIEAMAETPNVMPSLHMPLQSGSDAVLRAMRRSYRQGKYLGIIDRVRGAIPEAAITTDIIVGFPGETESDFQATLDVVAASRFSSAFTFQYSPRPGTPAADLEQVPAEVVTDRYQRLLALQKRISTEENEQQEGRTVDVLVAEGEGRKDGATHRVTGRAADNRLVHVALPPGLADDERPRPGDMVTATVTHGAPHHLVADSALTGGTYRLRRTRAGEAWARRAGLVEEPHSHGEAAPAGPVTLGMPALRR encoded by the coding sequence ATGACTGCTGCTCCGCCGGCCCCCTCCGCCGCCGTCCCGCACACCGGCGCGGGCCCCCGCACGTACCTGGTGCGCACCCTCGGCTGCCAGATGAACGTGCACGACTCCGAGCGCCTCGCCGGGATGCTCGAGGCCCAGGGCTACGTCCCGGTCGAGTCCGTCCCGGAGGCCGCCGCCCGCGCCACGGACGCCGGCGACGGCGGAGCGGACGTCGTCGTCATCAACACGTGCTCGGTGCGCGAGAACGCCGCCACCCGACTGTTCGGCAACCTCGGCCAGCTGGCCTCGGTCAAGCGCCGACGCCCCGGGATGCAGATCGCCGTCGGCGGCTGCCTGGCTCAGCAGATGCGCACCGGGATCGTGGAGAAGGCGCCGTGGGTGGACGTCGTGCTCGGCACCCACAACCTCGACGTGCTGCCCGCCCTGCTCGAGCGGGCCCGGCACAACGCCGAGGCGCAGGTGGAGATCGAGGAGGCGCTGAAGGTCTTCCCGTCCACGCTGCCCACCCGCCGCGAGTCCGCCTACGCGGCGTTCGTGTCGATCTCCGTGGGCTGCAACAACACCTGCACCTTCTGCATCGTGCCGCATCTGCGCGGCAAGGAGCGCGACCGGCGGCCCGGCGAGGTGCTCGCCGAGGTGCAGGCCGTCGTCGCCCAGGGCGCCATCGAGGTGACCCTGCTGGGACAGAACGTCAACAGCTACGGCGTCGGGTTCGGCGACCGTGGCGCCTTCGCCAAGCTGCTGCGCGCCTGCGGCGAGATCGACGGCCTCGAACGGGTCCGCTTCACCTCCCCGCACCCGGCCGCATTCACCGACGACGTCATCGAGGCGATGGCCGAGACCCCGAACGTCATGCCGAGCCTGCACATGCCGCTGCAGTCCGGCTCGGACGCGGTGCTGCGCGCCATGCGCCGCAGCTACCGGCAGGGGAAGTACCTCGGGATCATCGACCGCGTCCGCGGGGCCATCCCCGAGGCCGCCATCACCACCGACATCATCGTCGGCTTCCCCGGTGAGACCGAGTCGGACTTCCAGGCCACCCTCGACGTGGTGGCGGCCAGCCGGTTCTCCTCGGCCTTCACGTTCCAGTACTCCCCGCGGCCGGGCACGCCCGCGGCCGACCTCGAGCAGGTGCCGGCCGAGGTGGTCACCGACCGCTACCAGCGTCTCCTCGCCCTGCAGAAGCGGATCTCCACCGAGGAGAACGAGCAGCAGGAGGGCCGGACGGTCGACGTCCTCGTCGCCGAGGGGGAGGGCCGCAAGGACGGCGCCACCCACCGGGTCACCGGGCGCGCCGCGGACAACCGGCTCGTGCACGTCGCACTGCCTCCGGGGCTTGCCGACGACGAGCGGCCCCGCCCGGGGGACATGGTCACGGCGACCGTCACCCACGGCGCCCCGCACCACCTCGTGGCCGACTCCGCACTGACCGGTGGCACCTACCGGCTGAGGCGCACCCGCGCCGGGGAGGCCTGGGCGCGCCGCGCGGGCCTGGTCGAGGAGCCGCACAGCCACGGCGAGGCCGCCCCGGCCGGGCCCGTCACGCTGGGCATGCCGGCGCTGCGGCGGTAG
- a CDS encoding type III secretion system chaperone family protein: MTWAWWRRPRPGAAPPAEQPDQPGQRDPEAGGAAPPARDAGRRPPGPPTLRTSPVAAARLHDVIAARGYHVREEPDGSMSGLWDGYQFQVRLTGEEQDFLSVRGLWGRLVPPELRGAVAQAANDWNRDKIWPTIFTAETAEGLSVRTEIMADVGAGATDRQLLDIVEGGLSAGVQFFQALGRSMPPIEEPSPEI, encoded by the coding sequence GTGACCTGGGCATGGTGGCGCCGGCCCCGGCCCGGGGCGGCACCGCCGGCAGAGCAACCTGACCAGCCGGGGCAGCGCGACCCGGAGGCGGGGGGTGCGGCCCCACCGGCGCGTGATGCCGGCCGCCGGCCGCCGGGCCCGCCGACGCTGCGGACGTCCCCGGTCGCCGCGGCCCGGCTGCACGACGTCATCGCCGCTCGCGGGTACCACGTGCGGGAGGAGCCGGACGGGTCGATGTCGGGGCTGTGGGACGGCTACCAGTTCCAGGTGCGGCTCACCGGGGAGGAGCAGGACTTCCTCAGCGTGCGTGGCCTGTGGGGGCGGCTCGTGCCGCCGGAGCTGCGCGGCGCCGTCGCGCAGGCCGCCAACGACTGGAACCGCGACAAGATCTGGCCGACCATCTTCACGGCCGAGACCGCCGAGGGCCTGTCCGTCCGCACCGAGATCATGGCCGACGTCGGCGCCGGCGCGACCGACCGCCAGCTGCTCGACATCGTCGAGGGCGGCCTCTCGGCCGGGGTTCAGTTCTTCCAGGCGCTGGGTCGGTCGATGCCGCCGATCGAGGAGCCCTCGCCGGAGATCTGA
- a CDS encoding type III secretion system chaperone family protein, producing the protein MARPGFEDAGRPGGHGAATGAAAARDVVLPLSRSRVAAMLEELDYPLFRDRNGDLGAMWAQAVFHIYLLGPDESVLQVRGSWHRRLALERLGEVLALVDGWNREFVGPKCYVRVLDDGRLSVVAEVSTPLGGGASDNQLERLIQRGVGQGMRMMRDLEVRYPDPAEQPPGGLS; encoded by the coding sequence GGCCCGGTTTCGAGGACGCGGGGCGGCCCGGCGGTCACGGCGCGGCGACCGGCGCGGCTGCGGCCCGCGACGTCGTGCTGCCCCTGAGCCGGTCACGGGTGGCCGCGATGCTCGAGGAGCTGGACTACCCCCTCTTCCGCGACCGCAACGGCGACCTCGGCGCGATGTGGGCGCAGGCGGTGTTCCACATCTACCTCCTCGGGCCGGACGAGTCGGTGCTGCAGGTGCGCGGCTCCTGGCACCGCCGTCTCGCGCTGGAACGCCTCGGCGAGGTGCTCGCTCTGGTGGACGGCTGGAACCGCGAGTTCGTGGGGCCCAAGTGCTACGTGCGGGTGCTCGACGACGGCCGGCTCAGCGTGGTCGCCGAGGTCTCCACCCCTCTCGGTGGCGGCGCGAGCGACAACCAGCTCGAGCGGCTGATCCAGCGGGGGGTGGGTCAGGGCATGCGGATGATGCGGGACCTCGAGGTGCGCTACCCCGACCCTGCGGAACAGCCGCCGGGTGGTCTGTCGTGA